One stretch of Patescibacteria group bacterium DNA includes these proteins:
- the fba gene encoding class II fructose-1,6-bisphosphate aldolase, which produces MLVTTKKILGPARRGRYAVGAFNVNNMEILQAVIAAGIRMKSPLIIQTSEGAISYAGMDYLIAMTRLAASSPIPVALHLDHGKNLKIIKKAIDSGYTSVMFDGSHLPLAKNIKFTRQVVSWARRRGVSVEAELGAIAGIEDFVSVSARDAHLTGPEEARDFVRRTGCDSLAVAIGTAHGAYKFKGAAKLDLARLAEIRKKVSVPLVLHGASGVPQTLVRQAEKFGARLNNPRGVSDTLIKKAVRLGICKINTDTDLRLAFTAGVRSALAENPKEIDPRKILGPAREIIQRVVKQRINIFGSKNKA; this is translated from the coding sequence ATGCTCGTCACCACTAAAAAAATCCTTGGCCCAGCCCGGCGCGGCCGCTACGCGGTCGGCGCGTTCAATGTCAATAACATGGAAATCCTGCAGGCCGTTATTGCCGCCGGAATCCGGATGAAATCACCGCTCATCATCCAGACCTCCGAAGGCGCGATTTCTTACGCCGGCATGGATTATCTCATCGCCATGACCCGCCTCGCCGCTTCTTCGCCCATTCCGGTCGCTCTGCATCTTGACCACGGCAAAAATTTAAAAATTATTAAAAAAGCAATTGATTCGGGTTACACATCGGTCATGTTTGACGGCTCGCATCTTCCGCTCGCGAAAAATATCAAATTCACGCGCCAGGTTGTCTCCTGGGCGCGCCGGCGCGGGGTTTCGGTTGAAGCCGAACTCGGCGCCATTGCCGGCATTGAAGATTTTGTTTCCGTCTCGGCGCGCGACGCGCATCTCACAGGTCCGGAAGAAGCGCGCGATTTTGTCCGCCGGACCGGCTGCGACTCGCTCGCCGTGGCCATCGGCACGGCCCACGGCGCCTACAAGTTCAAAGGCGCCGCCAAACTGGATCTCGCCCGCCTTGCCGAAATCCGGAAAAAAGTCAGCGTTCCCCTGGTGCTTCACGGCGCAAGCGGCGTGCCGCAGACTCTCGTGAGACAGGCGGAAAAATTCGGCGCCCGGCTGAACAATCCGCGCGGCGTTTCCGACACTCTGATTAAAAAAGCCGTCCGCCTCGGCATCTGCAAAATCAACACCGATACCGACCTGCGCCTTGCCTTTACCGCCGGTGTTCGCAGCGCCCTGGCCGAAAACCCCAAGGAAATTGATCCGCGAAAAATCCTCGGCCCGGCGCGCGAGATTATTCAGCGGGTGGTGAAGCAGCGAATAAATATTTTTGGATCAAAAAACAAAGCCTGA
- a CDS encoding transketolase C-terminal domain-containing protein yields MDPKLNPKLYAKNIELAPVRNGYGEGVIDAAKRNRNVVVLCSDVAESTRVLDFKEKFPERFIECGVAEQNMMGVAAGLAREGKIPFVTGYAVFSPGRNWDQLRVNVCYNDVPVKISGGHAGISVGPDGATHQALEDIALTRVLPNLTVIVPCDALEARKATLAAAKTAGPVYIRLARHASAVITTKRTPFKIGRAEIFHAGTDATICASGPLLYEALLAAKELAREKISVEIIDNHTIKPLDNKTILKSVKKTGCLVTVEEHQIAAGAGSAVLEMLAENYPVPAIRVGMPDAFGESGEAAELLKKYHMSLEAIIQAVRKVIKRK; encoded by the coding sequence ATGGATCCCAAACTTAATCCAAAACTCTACGCAAAAAATATTGAACTCGCGCCGGTGCGAAACGGCTACGGCGAGGGTGTGATTGACGCCGCAAAACGCAACCGCAATGTCGTTGTTCTCTGCAGCGACGTGGCCGAATCCACGCGCGTGCTTGATTTCAAGGAGAAATTCCCCGAGAGATTTATTGAATGCGGCGTGGCCGAACAGAACATGATGGGCGTAGCCGCCGGACTGGCGCGCGAAGGAAAAATTCCCTTCGTCACCGGCTATGCGGTATTTTCGCCCGGCCGGAACTGGGACCAGCTCCGCGTCAATGTTTGCTATAACGACGTGCCCGTCAAAATATCCGGCGGGCACGCCGGCATTTCGGTCGGTCCGGACGGCGCGACTCATCAGGCACTTGAAGACATCGCCCTGACCCGCGTTCTCCCGAATCTTACGGTTATCGTGCCCTGCGATGCGCTTGAAGCGCGCAAAGCCACCTTAGCGGCGGCAAAAACCGCAGGTCCGGTCTACATCCGCCTCGCGCGCCACGCCTCGGCTGTGATCACCACCAAACGCACTCCGTTTAAAATCGGACGGGCGGAAATTTTCCATGCCGGAACCGACGCCACGATCTGCGCTTCGGGTCCGCTTCTCTACGAAGCCCTGCTCGCGGCAAAAGAGCTCGCGCGCGAAAAAATCTCCGTGGAGATAATTGACAATCACACCATCAAACCGCTTGATAATAAAACGATTTTGAAATCCGTGAAAAAAACCGGCTGCCTTGTTACCGTGGAAGAGCACCAGATTGCCGCCGGCGCCGGCAGCGCGGTTCTTGAAATGCTTGCCGAAAATTATCCGGTTCCGGCAATACGCGTCGGCATGCCCGATGCCTTCGGCGAATCCGGCGAAGCGGCCGAACTTCTGAAAAAATACCACATGAGCCTTGAAGCGATTATTCAAGCCGTGAGAAAAGTCATAAAAAGAAAATAG
- a CDS encoding D-glycerate dehydrogenase, which translates to MKKNIFITREIPEIAIKMLKANKNFDVKINRSDKTLSRTALLRAVKGCSGILSLLTDKIDAKLMDAAGPNLKIIANYAVGYDNIDCAAAASRGIKVGFTPCDEVSEAVAEFTFALLTALSRRIVEADKYTRTGHYDEWKPLVMLGRDIHGKTLGIIGLGRIGRAVCQRAVKGFGMKVVYCDRMADKKFEKEFNAKKVSMEMLLKKSDYVSLHVPLLPSTRHMISMRELKLMKKTAYLINTARGPMVHEKALLKALYAHEIAGAALDVFECEPAIDCDLTDRYELRKLPNVIITPHAASATIEARNAMARLAAQNIIGVLTGKKAPTLVK; encoded by the coding sequence ATGAAAAAAAATATATTTATCACGCGCGAAATACCGGAAATCGCGATTAAGATGCTGAAAGCGAATAAAAATTTTGACGTAAAAATTAACCGGTCGGACAAAACCCTGTCGCGCACCGCCCTGCTCCGCGCGGTTAAAGGCTGCTCCGGCATTCTCTCGCTCCTGACCGACAAGATCGACGCCAAGCTCATGGATGCCGCCGGCCCAAATTTAAAAATCATCGCCAACTACGCGGTTGGCTACGACAACATTGACTGCGCGGCCGCCGCTTCTCGCGGCATCAAAGTCGGCTTTACTCCGTGCGACGAAGTTTCCGAAGCCGTTGCGGAATTTACATTCGCCCTCCTTACCGCTCTCTCGCGCCGCATTGTTGAAGCCGATAAATACACGCGCACCGGGCACTATGACGAGTGGAAGCCCCTCGTTATGCTCGGCCGCGATATCCACGGAAAAACTCTGGGCATCATCGGCCTGGGCCGCATCGGCCGCGCCGTCTGCCAACGCGCGGTCAAGGGATTCGGCATGAAGGTGGTTTATTGCGACCGTATGGCTGATAAAAAATTTGAAAAAGAGTTTAACGCCAAAAAAGTCTCCATGGAGATGCTCCTCAAAAAATCCGACTATGTGAGCCTCCATGTTCCCCTGCTCCCCTCCACCCGCCATATGATTTCCATGCGCGAATTAAAACTCATGAAGAAAACCGCTTATCTTATCAATACCGCCCGCGGCCCGATGGTACACGAGAAGGCCCTGCTCAAAGCACTCTACGCCCATGAAATCGCCGGCGCCGCACTTGATGTTTTTGAATGCGAACCCGCGATTGACTGCGATCTTACCGACCGCTACGAACTGCGCAAACTTCCGAATGTCATCATCACGCCCCATGCCGCCTCGGCCACCATCGAAGCGCGCAACGCCATGGCCCGGCTAGCGGCACAAAACATCATCGGCGTTCTCACCGGAAAAAAAGCGCCAACACTAGTAAAGTAA
- a CDS encoding DUF4349 domain-containing protein → MKKPFKITLIVALIIVALLILTAYLLTLNPSQFNMQGKMGHVVSSDAGEGVAFFGTNEEGTVSREMAVTDSLKMPAAAPIATESAAPADLIATENRVIKTGDIQAKVESAADSTARITQIAAAHKGFVQSSYIYESPKGAKSGNVVIRVPAAEFEVAFQEIKDGVKMVISENVSGQDVTQEYVDLKARLTSKQAEEAQYLEILDKAYTVEDILLVTERLGWVRQEIEQLQGQMKYLENLTDLSTISVFVTEAEKIELPVEKWQPLETIRLAFRAMIASLQRIADAAIWLLFFLVLIVLPIAIVVKLIVMVVKKLRRKKSKK, encoded by the coding sequence ATGAAAAAACCGTTCAAAATCACGCTCATCGTTGCGCTGATTATCGTCGCACTGCTCATACTTACGGCGTATCTTCTGACTCTGAATCCGTCCCAATTTAATATGCAGGGCAAAATGGGGCATGTTGTTTCGTCCGACGCCGGCGAGGGTGTCGCGTTTTTCGGAACCAATGAAGAAGGCACCGTAAGCCGTGAAATGGCAGTTACCGATTCTCTTAAAATGCCGGCCGCGGCTCCGATCGCGACCGAGTCCGCCGCTCCGGCCGATCTTATCGCGACGGAAAATCGTGTTATCAAAACCGGTGATATTCAGGCCAAAGTTGAAAGCGCCGCCGATTCGACCGCTCGCATCACTCAGATTGCCGCCGCCCACAAGGGCTTTGTCCAAAGCTCGTATATTTATGAAAGTCCAAAAGGCGCGAAAAGCGGCAACGTCGTAATCCGCGTCCCGGCCGCTGAATTTGAAGTTGCTTTCCAGGAGATTAAAGACGGCGTCAAAATGGTAATTTCGGAAAATGTTTCCGGCCAGGATGTCACGCAGGAATATGTGGATCTCAAGGCCCGCCTCACGAGCAAGCAGGCGGAAGAGGCTCAATATCTGGAAATACTGGATAAAGCATATACGGTTGAGGACATACTTCTCGTTACCGAACGCCTCGGCTGGGTGCGCCAGGAGATTGAACAGCTCCAGGGACAAATGAAATATCTTGAAAATCTGACCGATCTTTCAACCATTTCCGTTTTTGTCACCGAGGCGGAAAAAATTGAACTGCCGGTTGAAAAATGGCAGCCGCTCGAAACAATCCGCCTCGCTTTCCGCGCCATGATTGCCTCTCTTCAGCGCATTGCCGATGCCGCGATCTGGCTCTTATTCTTTCTCGTCCTCATTGTCCTCCCGATCGCGATTGTCGTTAAATTAATCGTTATGGTCGTAAAAAAATTGCGCCGAAAAAAATCTAAAAAATAA
- a CDS encoding transketolase, with product MKNLSVRQLERTANLIRQDIIKMLYEAGSGHPAGALGMADIFTALYFNIAKIDPRRPNWPDRDRIILSNGHICPVLYATMARRGFFSAKELLTLRKFGSRLQGHPHRASLPGLENTSGPLGQGLSQACGAALAGRLNQKKYQVYCLMSDGEHDEGQTWEAVMFAGKYHLSNITAILDRNNIQIDGYTEDIMPLEPLREKYEAFNWHVIEIDGHRMEEIIAAANKAKTIAEKPVMIIAHTVPGKGVSFMEYDYRWHGKAPDKDKTRQALKELTKIKN from the coding sequence ATGAAAAATTTGAGCGTGAGACAACTTGAGCGCACCGCCAACCTTATCCGCCAGGATATTATTAAAATGCTCTACGAGGCGGGCTCCGGCCATCCGGCTGGCGCGCTCGGTATGGCCGACATCTTTACCGCGCTTTATTTCAATATCGCAAAAATCGACCCCCGGCGGCCGAACTGGCCGGACCGCGACCGCATTATCCTCTCAAACGGCCACATCTGCCCCGTGCTTTACGCGACAATGGCGCGGCGCGGATTTTTTTCTGCCAAAGAACTTCTGACCCTGCGTAAATTCGGAAGCCGCCTCCAGGGCCATCCGCACCGCGCTTCGCTCCCCGGGCTTGAAAACACGAGCGGCCCTCTGGGCCAGGGGCTTTCCCAGGCCTGCGGCGCCGCGCTTGCCGGCCGTTTAAATCAAAAAAAATATCAAGTCTATTGCCTCATGTCTGACGGCGAGCATGACGAAGGCCAGACCTGGGAAGCGGTGATGTTCGCTGGCAAATATCACCTTTCCAATATTACTGCGATCCTTGACCGCAATAATATCCAAATTGACGGATACACCGAAGATATCATGCCCCTTGAGCCGCTCCGTGAAAAATATGAAGCCTTCAACTGGCACGTGATTGAAATCGACGGCCACCGCATGGAGGAAATCATCGCCGCCGCAAACAAGGCCAAAACCATTGCTGAAAAACCGGTCATGATTATCGCCCACACCGTGCCGGGCAAGGGCGTCTCATTCATGGAATACGACTACCGCTGGCACGGCAAAGCGCCGGACAAAGATAAAACGCGCCAGGCTTTAAAAGAATTAACAAAAATTAAAAATTAA
- a CDS encoding carbohydrate kinase family protein: MFDIITIGSATRDVFLESGQIKIKKSKTSPTGLDECIPLGAKIELKDITFDTGGGATNAAATFGNLGLKAAAICRIGKDYGGLEILQALKNRGISSKFIQYDKKLRTAYSLILLAGSGERSILVYRGASEKISASEVPWKEIKTKWLYVTSLAGNLALTKKIWQFAKANKIKIAWNPGGKELDLGFSRLAPLIRQTDFFTVNIEEGAKLAGTKDGDVKSIAAKLKKISRCLAITAGREGAYVYSRGASLYAPSLAVKRVNTTGAGDAFGSGFISSLILRRDLRHALRLAILNSNMVITKMGAKNGLLEKLPSKKELDRVKVRNIK; encoded by the coding sequence ATGTTTGACATTATTACTATCGGTTCGGCCACGCGCGACGTTTTTCTTGAGAGCGGCCAGATCAAAATAAAAAAATCCAAAACCTCCCCGACCGGGCTGGACGAGTGCATCCCGCTTGGCGCCAAGATTGAACTCAAGGATATTACTTTTGACACCGGCGGCGGCGCCACCAACGCGGCCGCGACCTTCGGAAATCTTGGCCTCAAAGCCGCGGCAATCTGCCGCATCGGCAAAGATTACGGCGGGCTTGAGATTCTTCAGGCTTTGAAAAACCGCGGCATCTCAAGCAAATTCATCCAGTATGATAAAAAACTCCGCACCGCCTATTCCCTGATTCTTCTCGCCGGTTCGGGCGAACGGAGCATTTTGGTCTACCGCGGCGCGAGTGAAAAAATATCGGCGAGTGAAGTTCCCTGGAAAGAAATAAAAACCAAATGGCTCTATGTGACTTCGCTTGCCGGCAACCTCGCTCTTACGAAAAAAATCTGGCAGTTTGCCAAAGCGAATAAAATTAAAATCGCCTGGAACCCGGGCGGAAAAGAACTCGACCTCGGCTTTTCCCGGCTCGCTCCCCTGATCCGCCAGACCGATTTTTTCACCGTGAATATTGAAGAAGGCGCCAAACTTGCCGGCACGAAAGATGGCGACGTTAAATCGATTGCCGCAAAACTGAAAAAAATCAGCCGTTGCCTTGCGATTACCGCCGGACGCGAAGGCGCGTATGTTTACTCGCGGGGCGCGTCTCTTTATGCCCCGTCGCTCGCCGTGAAGCGCGTCAACACCACCGGCGCCGGCGACGCCTTTGGCTCCGGCTTCATCTCATCGCTTATTCTCCGCCGCGATCTGCGGCACGCCCTGCGCCTTGCCATCCTGAATTCCAATATGGTCATCACCAAGATGGGCGCGAAAAACGGACTTTTGGAAAAACTCCCCTCAAAAAAAGAATTGGACCGCGTCAAAGTCCGCAATATTAAATAA
- a CDS encoding MBL fold metallo-hydrolase yields MKITILGSGPCTAIPRRACKCPTCRDARRSGSKSRRTRSSLIIEKRGFNLLIDCGPDFLLQLKREKIKKIDTVILTHLHADAAGGLNKLGGWSEAAVPVYSESINFKKIKKTKKLLLREIKIGSRKSIGPFKVVAYRVRHGLTPGFPTVGYIIDNKLGYISDVGEIPKSNLKYFKNLDVLFLDAALWFGKGMKGHLNAGQAIALGKILRPKKLILTQIGHGYPPYERARREIARQAHTTGFAGQVVLGFDGLRV; encoded by the coding sequence ATGAAAATTACGATCTTAGGGTCCGGACCGTGTACAGCGATTCCGAGAAGGGCATGCAAATGCCCGACTTGCCGCGACGCGCGGCGGTCCGGGAGCAAATCACGGCGGACAAGAAGTTCGCTGATAATTGAAAAGCGCGGATTCAATCTTTTGATTGACTGCGGGCCGGATTTTTTGCTGCAGCTCAAAAGAGAAAAAATAAAAAAGATTGACACCGTGATTCTGACTCATCTCCATGCTGACGCGGCCGGAGGTTTAAATAAACTTGGCGGGTGGTCAGAGGCCGCTGTGCCAGTCTATTCCGAGTCGATAAATTTTAAAAAAATTAAAAAAACAAAAAAATTGCTCCTCAGGGAAATTAAAATCGGAAGTCGCAAATCAATCGGTCCGTTTAAAGTCGTTGCGTATCGGGTGCGGCACGGGCTAACGCCCGGATTTCCCACGGTCGGTTATATAATCGATAACAAGCTCGGCTATATTTCCGATGTCGGCGAGATTCCAAAAAGCAATTTAAAGTATTTTAAAAATTTGGATGTCTTATTTCTTGACGCGGCGTTGTGGTTCGGAAAGGGGATGAAGGGGCATTTGAACGCCGGACAGGCGATCGCGCTTGGTAAAATATTGCGGCCGAAGAAATTAATCTTGACGCAGATCGGGCACGGGTATCCGCCATACGAGCGGGCGCGCCGGGAAATTGCGCGGCAGGCGCACACGACAGGATTTGCGGGTCAGGTGGTGCTGGGGTTTGATGGTCTTAGAGTGTGA
- a CDS encoding alpha/beta hydrolase has product MATSKRVFIIHGWDGYPEEGIFPWLKKEMQDRGFEVFNPSMPDPLKPQIETWVQYLKEQIGVPDENTFLFGHSIGAQTILRYIETLPRDIKIGGAVFLAGWVHLTDEAYETDEDPVIAKPWLETPIDWDEIKSHSNKFIGIFSDDDPLVPISDAKIFESKLGAKIIIEHEKEHFSGSTGIKELPATLNALLEIAE; this is encoded by the coding sequence ATGGCAACATCAAAACGAGTCTTCATCATTCATGGCTGGGATGGCTATCCGGAAGAAGGGATCTTCCCCTGGCTTAAAAAAGAAATGCAGGATCGGGGTTTTGAGGTCTTTAATCCATCCATGCCAGACCCATTAAAACCGCAAATCGAAACCTGGGTTCAATATCTCAAAGAACAGATCGGCGTGCCGGATGAAAACACGTTTCTTTTTGGACATTCAATCGGCGCTCAGACTATTTTGAGGTATATTGAAACACTGCCCAGGGATATAAAAATCGGCGGAGCAGTTTTCCTGGCAGGATGGGTCCATCTTACGGACGAAGCTTATGAAACCGACGAGGATCCAGTCATTGCCAAGCCTTGGCTGGAAACCCCCATAGACTGGGATGAGATTAAATCTCATTCTAATAAATTCATCGGCATCTTTTCGGATGATGACCCGCTTGTACCGATTTCCGATGCGAAAATTTTTGAAAGTAAGCTGGGGGCAAAAATCATCATCGAACACGAAAAAGAGCATTTTAGCGGAAGCACGGGAATAAAAGAGCTGCCCGCCACCCTGAATGCGCTCCTGGAAATCGCCGAATGA